One genomic window of Clostridioides sp. ES-S-0054-01 includes the following:
- a CDS encoding transcriptional regulator, with amino-acid sequence MIVGIIGPSDSGFKIKDDLKQIDSDLKTKIYVREKVVDTIEVISKCEDECDAIIFTGCAVYEFIKSKYEISKPHSFVPRSGTSIMKAFWAIKSENIKLDKFSIDVVDRYVVEDALKEFDIKATSVFCNPFSLEVGESELVKWHIKLFEENKTDIMLTGFGAVYNELKERGYPVFRLQATIQLIKESYEKVKSEYALSKARFSQIAVEILSLIDYKEKIDNYYSDMIKKSDMDKLVVNYVRSIQGSLFLLGRNDYVVFVHKGVADNEYNYDKLFKLKREIKDMGFSLSIGIGTGVTAYQAENNAHKALRHSIDSKEIGIYLVDEDENIRGPLASENELNYSLMLSDEKLIEIAKRTGMSCESVAKLIAISENRKSKIYDSKELAEYLNVSERSARRILNKIVSAGLGRICAKETSIGGGRPKNITEILF; translated from the coding sequence ATGATAGTGGGTATTATAGGTCCTTCAGACTCTGGGTTTAAGATAAAGGATGATTTAAAACAGATAGACAGCGATTTAAAAACTAAAATATATGTAAGAGAAAAAGTGGTAGATACAATAGAAGTTATTTCTAAATGTGAAGATGAATGTGATGCTATTATATTTACAGGATGTGCAGTTTATGAATTTATAAAATCTAAGTATGAGATAAGTAAGCCACATTCATTTGTACCGAGAAGTGGGACGAGTATAATGAAGGCATTTTGGGCAATAAAAAGTGAAAATATAAAATTAGATAAATTCAGTATAGACGTAGTTGATAGATATGTTGTGGAAGATGCACTTAAAGAGTTTGATATTAAGGCAACGAGTGTATTTTGTAATCCATTTTCTTTGGAAGTAGGAGAGTCTGAACTTGTAAAATGGCATATAAAATTATTTGAAGAAAATAAGACAGATATAATGTTAACTGGTTTTGGTGCAGTATATAATGAATTAAAAGAAAGAGGTTATCCTGTATTTCGTTTACAAGCTACTATACAATTAATCAAAGAAAGTTATGAGAAAGTAAAGAGTGAATATGCTCTAAGTAAGGCAAGATTTTCTCAAATTGCTGTAGAAATATTGAGTCTAATAGATTATAAAGAGAAGATAGATAACTATTATTCTGACATGATAAAAAAATCAGATATGGATAAGCTTGTAGTAAACTATGTGAGGAGTATTCAAGGTTCCTTATTTTTACTTGGAAGAAATGATTATGTTGTATTTGTTCATAAGGGGGTAGCTGATAATGAGTATAATTATGATAAGTTATTCAAACTAAAGAGAGAGATAAAAGATATGGGTTTTTCTCTTAGTATAGGAATTGGTACTGGAGTAACTGCGTATCAAGCTGAAAATAATGCACATAAAGCATTAAGACACTCCATAGATTCAAAAGAAATTGGTATATATTTAGTAGATGAAGATGAAAACATAAGAGGACCTTTAGCTTCAGAAAATGAATTAAATTATTCTTTAATGTTATCTGATGAGAAGTTAATAGAAATAGCTAAAAGGACTGGAATGAGTTGTGAATCAGTTGCAAAACTTATTGCTATAAGCGAAAATAGAAAAAGCAAGATTTATGATTCAAAAGAATTAGCAGAGTATCTAAATGTAAGTGAAAGAAGTGCAAGACGTATATTAAATAAAATAGTGAGTGCAGGTTTAGGTCGAATCTGTGCAAAAGAAACTAGTATTGGTGGAGGGAGACCAAAAAATATTACGGAAATCCTGTTTTAA
- a CDS encoding M20/M25/M40 family metallo-hydrolase — protein sequence MLDKNRLINNFMDMVRIDSPSNQELEMSKWLVNYLKERNIDAVIDNAGEKYGGNTGNVIAYIKGEEGSRPLCLCAHMDQVQPCLGVKPVLDGNVVRSDGTTTLGADDKAGIAAILEALEHVITEKIPHRDIYLCFTICEEAGMHGVKNFNPDNLPCKDIVILDSGGAIGSIAYKAPAQQSIKISFHGKKAHAGIEPEKGINAILVASHAISNMHIGRIDSLTTSNIGKIEGGGATNIVTDKVTLTAEIRSHIPETLEYELNHMEKCCSDAAFKFNTTYTFEHNMSYPSFELSRDSHVFKLSEKAIRQVGIVPNPMVIGGGSDANILANLGYNCAILSLGMYDVHTVNEYVNIDELYDTAKIVYHMIKL from the coding sequence ATGTTAGATAAAAATAGACTTATAAATAATTTTATGGATATGGTTAGAATTGATAGCCCATCTAATCAAGAATTAGAAATGTCTAAGTGGCTAGTAAACTATTTAAAAGAAAGAAACATAGACGCCGTTATAGATAATGCTGGTGAAAAATACGGCGGTAATACAGGTAATGTAATAGCCTATATAAAAGGTGAAGAAGGAAGTAGACCGCTTTGTTTGTGTGCACATATGGACCAAGTTCAACCTTGTTTAGGTGTAAAACCAGTACTAGATGGTAATGTAGTTAGAAGTGATGGAACTACTACACTTGGTGCAGATGATAAAGCTGGAATAGCTGCTATACTTGAAGCTTTAGAACATGTCATTACAGAAAAAATACCACATAGAGACATTTATCTTTGTTTTACAATCTGTGAGGAAGCTGGTATGCATGGTGTTAAAAACTTTAATCCTGACAACTTGCCTTGTAAAGATATTGTGATTTTAGATTCTGGTGGAGCTATTGGTTCGATAGCATATAAAGCACCTGCTCAACAATCCATAAAAATCTCTTTTCATGGAAAGAAAGCACATGCTGGTATAGAGCCTGAAAAAGGTATAAATGCTATATTGGTAGCCTCTCATGCAATAAGCAATATGCATATAGGTAGGATAGATTCATTGACCACTTCAAATATAGGTAAAATAGAAGGCGGTGGGGCTACAAACATAGTAACTGATAAGGTTACATTGACTGCTGAAATTAGGTCTCATATACCTGAAACTTTAGAGTATGAGCTTAATCATATGGAAAAATGTTGTAGCGATGCTGCATTTAAATTTAATACTACTTATACTTTTGAACATAATATGTCTTATCCTAGTTTTGAACTTAGTAGAGATAGTCATGTTTTCAAGTTAAGTGAAAAAGCAATAAGACAAGTTGGCATTGTTCCAAATCCAATGGTAATTGGTGGTGGAAGTGATGCAAATATATTAGCTAATCTTGGATATAATTGTGCTATATTAAGTCTAGGTATGTATGATGTGCACACAGTTAATGAATATGTAAATATAGATGAATTATATGATACTGCTAAAATAGTTTATCATATGATTAAATTATAA
- a CDS encoding AbgT family transporter, with the protein MNDNVVKKKNFFDRTLNRIETVGNKLPDPVTIFLGLCVLLLILSSVVGSMGISVVHPGTGETITAVNLLTVEQLQILLGNIVSNFQGFAPLGLVLVTMIGAGVCDKTGLMTATIKASVSKIPKTRVTLVVMTIGMLANIASDAGTILFPPLAALVYLGVGRHPLIGLFSGYAAVCLGFAANIMISVNDILAASFTVPAAQMIDSGFQANATMNLFFMIASTFVLILLATWVTEKIVAPRFGKYEGDAELDVDGSLSNVEKKGLKKAGISILIYVAIIIALSVIGKKPFLADPETGDLLSNNAPLMKGMVPIIALAFFIPGVVYGKTIGKIKKDKDVVSIMASAMSDMGGYIILAFAASQFLQLFTNSNLGLILAVKGGEFLKSAGINGPLLLIGFIILSCFINLFIGSASAKWAILAPIFVPMFMMVGYNPALTQMAYRIGDCITNPLSPLFPYFPIILAFTRKYDKDAGMGTVIANMIPYSISFLIVWTILLILFMVFNIPLGPGILPSYSM; encoded by the coding sequence ATGAATGATAACGTAGTTAAGAAGAAAAACTTTTTTGACAGAACATTAAACAGAATAGAAACTGTTGGTAATAAACTACCAGACCCAGTTACAATATTTTTAGGATTATGTGTACTTTTACTTATACTATCTAGTGTAGTTGGCTCTATGGGTATCTCAGTAGTTCATCCTGGTACAGGCGAAACTATAACGGCTGTAAATTTATTGACTGTAGAACAACTTCAAATTCTTTTAGGAAATATAGTTAGTAATTTCCAAGGGTTTGCTCCTTTGGGTCTAGTTTTAGTAACTATGATAGGTGCTGGTGTATGTGACAAAACAGGACTTATGACAGCAACAATCAAAGCATCAGTAAGCAAGATTCCTAAAACAAGAGTAACTCTTGTTGTAATGACTATAGGTATGCTTGCCAATATAGCTTCAGATGCAGGTACAATACTATTTCCACCATTAGCTGCACTTGTATATCTTGGTGTTGGCAGACATCCACTTATAGGTTTATTTTCTGGATATGCAGCAGTCTGTCTAGGATTTGCAGCAAACATTATGATAAGTGTAAATGATATACTTGCTGCAAGTTTTACAGTTCCAGCAGCTCAAATGATTGATTCTGGATTTCAAGCCAATGCAACAATGAACTTATTTTTTATGATAGCATCAACTTTTGTTCTAATACTTTTGGCAACATGGGTAACAGAAAAAATTGTAGCTCCTAGATTTGGTAAATATGAAGGAGATGCAGAATTAGATGTTGATGGAAGTCTTAGTAATGTAGAAAAGAAAGGGCTTAAAAAAGCTGGTATAAGTATATTAATATACGTAGCTATCATAATAGCTCTTAGTGTAATCGGCAAAAAACCATTCTTAGCTGACCCAGAAACAGGAGATTTACTATCAAACAATGCTCCTCTTATGAAAGGTATGGTACCTATAATAGCACTAGCATTTTTTATACCTGGTGTTGTATACGGAAAAACTATAGGTAAGATAAAGAAGGATAAGGATGTTGTCTCTATAATGGCTAGTGCAATGAGTGATATGGGTGGATATATAATACTAGCATTTGCTGCTTCACAATTTTTACAATTATTCACAAATAGTAATTTAGGTCTGATACTAGCTGTAAAAGGTGGAGAGTTTTTAAAATCAGCAGGAATAAATGGACCTTTATTATTGATAGGATTTATTATATTATCATGCTTTATAAATTTATTTATAGGCAGTGCATCTGCAAAATGGGCTATTCTTGCACCTATATTTGTACCAATGTTTATGATGGTTGGATATAATCCAGCACTTACTCAAATGGCTTATCGTATAGGTGATTGTATCACAAATCCGCTTAGCCCATTATTTCCGTACTTCCCTATTATACTAGCATTCACAAGAAAATACGATAAAGATGCTGGTATGGGTACTGTAATTGCTAATATGATACCATACTCTATATCATTCTTAATAGTGTGGACTATACTATTAATATTATTTATGGTATTTAATATTCCACTAGGTCCTGGAATACTTCCTTCATATAGCATGTAA
- a CDS encoding amidohydrolase — protein sequence MNKEQLKSLVIKTIDENREKILKIGQGIYKNPEYGYKEFKTTEAVSNFFEQELNLSVEKNIAVTGCKANANSSKEGPHISILGELDGISCKEHKDANEIGASHTCGHNIQIAGMLGAAVGLVKSGVLEHLDGKVSFMATPAEEFIELEYREQLKKEGKITYFGGKQELIKKGYFDDIDISMMFHASDLGEDKALVGPESNGFVGKKVKFIGKESHAGSAPHDGINALNAAMLAINNVNALRETFKESERVRFHPIITKGGDIVNVVPADVHMESYVRARTINGMIDANEKINKALMAGGMAVGADVEITEIPGYLPILRYKNLDNLFRNNLEDLGLKGKVIDGGDFTGSFDFGDVSHIMPTLHPMIGGVKGALHTRDFEIVDEDLAYIIPAKAMALTVVDLLFDNAKDAKDILDAFTPVMTKEEYLTFLEKHDKTL from the coding sequence ATGAATAAAGAACAATTAAAATCTCTAGTAATAAAAACTATAGATGAAAATAGAGAAAAAATATTAAAAATAGGTCAAGGAATATACAAAAACCCAGAATATGGATATAAGGAATTTAAAACTACAGAAGCTGTTTCAAACTTTTTTGAGCAAGAATTAAATTTGTCTGTAGAAAAAAATATAGCAGTTACAGGATGTAAAGCAAATGCAAATTCTAGCAAAGAAGGTCCTCATATATCTATACTTGGAGAATTGGATGGTATATCATGTAAAGAGCATAAAGATGCTAATGAAATAGGTGCTTCTCATACTTGTGGACATAATATTCAAATAGCTGGAATGTTAGGTGCTGCTGTTGGTTTAGTAAAAAGTGGCGTTTTAGAACATTTAGATGGTAAAGTATCTTTTATGGCTACTCCTGCTGAAGAATTTATTGAGTTGGAATACAGAGAGCAATTAAAAAAAGAAGGAAAAATAACTTATTTTGGTGGAAAACAAGAGTTAATAAAAAAAGGTTATTTTGATGATATAGACATATCTATGATGTTTCACGCTTCTGATTTAGGAGAAGATAAGGCTCTAGTGGGTCCTGAAAGTAATGGATTTGTTGGAAAAAAAGTTAAATTTATAGGTAAAGAATCTCATGCTGGTTCTGCTCCACATGATGGAATAAATGCTTTAAATGCAGCAATGCTTGCTATAAACAATGTAAATGCACTTAGAGAAACTTTTAAAGAATCTGAAAGAGTTAGATTCCACCCTATCATCACAAAAGGTGGAGATATAGTAAATGTTGTTCCTGCTGATGTTCATATGGAATCATATGTTAGAGCTAGAACTATAAATGGTATGATTGATGCTAATGAAAAAATAAATAAGGCTTTGATGGCTGGTGGAATGGCAGTTGGAGCTGATGTTGAGATAACTGAGATTCCTGGCTATCTTCCAATATTACGATACAAAAATCTTGATAATTTATTTAGAAACAATCTTGAAGATTTAGGTCTAAAAGGAAAAGTTATTGATGGTGGAGACTTTACAGGCTCTTTTGATTTTGGAGATGTATCTCATATAATGCCTACTCTTCACCCTATGATTGGTGGTGTAAAAGGAGCTCTTCATACAAGAGATTTTGAAATAGTTGATGAAGATTTAGCGTACATAATTCCTGCCAAAGCAATGGCACTTACAGTTGTAGACCTTCTTTTTGACAATGCTAAAGATGCTAAGGATATATTAGATGCCTTTACTCCAGTTATGACTAAAGAGGAATATCTAACATTCCTAGAAAAACATGATAAAACTTTATAG
- a CDS encoding DUF3100 domain-containing protein — translation MEINKKHFIQVFLTCLILVVICEFIGQRTIAIGKASIVLFPMLYAVIIGLIITPDLLGKKIKSLKKVIGEKEINIAGEVVGIALVMLGIKYGTTVGPNIDKIIQAGPAFIAQEFGHILAPIVALPLALIFGMKREAVGATASISREPSLGVISEKYGINSPEGSGVLGTYLMGTVLGTIYFSVLGSISIYSGLHPYALGMACGVGSGSMMTAAAGSLSTMVSPEMADTILAYAATSNMMSSITGIIFLVFVSLPFTNFMYKILEPKFSRNKKTKEIKSTEGEC, via the coding sequence ATGGAAATTAATAAAAAACATTTTATTCAAGTATTTTTAACTTGCTTAATATTGGTAGTAATATGTGAATTTATAGGGCAAAGAACTATAGCTATTGGAAAAGCCTCTATAGTACTGTTCCCTATGCTTTATGCAGTTATAATTGGACTTATAATAACACCAGATTTATTAGGAAAAAAAATTAAATCACTTAAAAAAGTCATTGGCGAAAAAGAAATAAACATTGCTGGTGAAGTTGTTGGAATTGCACTAGTAATGCTTGGTATAAAGTACGGTACTACAGTTGGTCCAAACATTGACAAGATAATTCAAGCTGGACCAGCATTCATTGCTCAAGAGTTTGGTCATATACTTGCACCAATCGTTGCATTACCTCTTGCATTAATATTTGGGATGAAAAGAGAAGCCGTTGGAGCTACTGCAAGTATAAGCCGTGAGCCTTCTTTAGGAGTTATATCAGAGAAATATGGAATAAACTCTCCAGAAGGTAGTGGTGTACTTGGTACATATTTAATGGGAACAGTTCTTGGTACTATATACTTTAGTGTACTAGGTTCAATATCTATTTATAGCGGTCTTCATCCATATGCTTTGGGAATGGCCTGTGGTGTTGGTAGTGGAAGTATGATGACAGCTGCTGCCGGTTCATTATCTACCATGGTATCACCTGAAATGGCAGATACAATACTTGCCTATGCTGCAACAAGCAATATGATGTCTAGTATAACAGGAATTATATTCTTAGTTTTTGTATCCTTACCATTTACTAATTTTATGTATAAGATTTTAGAACCTAAATTTTCGAGAAATAAAAAGACTAAAGAAATTAAATCTACAGAAGGAGAGTGCTAA